Proteins co-encoded in one Nicotiana sylvestris chromosome 7, ASM39365v2, whole genome shotgun sequence genomic window:
- the LOC138873490 gene encoding uncharacterized protein, translated as MWSTTADCIRAAREVLGVSTGVSGKHKGDWWWNEVVQGKVEAKKEAYRTLVGSIGEEDKRACMERYKVARKEAKLAVTKAKTAAYGRMYEELGKKGGEKKLFRLAKLRERKA; from the coding sequence ATGTGGTCAACGACAGCAGACTGTATAAGGGCTgcaagagaggtgttaggggtctcgaCGGGCGTCTCTGGCAagcacaaaggagactggtggtggaatgaagtggtacaaggtaaagtggaagcaaagaaggagGCGTACCGGACGTTAGTGGGGAGCATAGGTGAAGAGGATAAGCGTGCGTGCAtggagaggtataaggtagctaggaaggaagcgAAGCTGGCGGTCACGAAGGCTAAGACTGCCGCTTATGGTCGTATGTACGAGGAACTAGGGAaaaaaggcggggagaagaagttatttagGCTTGCCAAGCTGAGGGAGAGGAAAGCTTGA
- the LOC138873491 gene encoding uncharacterized protein — translation MDINFGTQEPRRCTLNVVSAYAPHAGLDEEVKRCFWEGLDEIMRQVPPAEKLFIGGNFNGHIGSTAGGYDEVHGGFGFGERNGGGTSLLDFAKAFGLVIANASFPKRKEHLVTFQNAVVKTQIDYLLLRRRDRGLCMDCKVILGEIFVTLHRLLVVDVGIMVKRKKMSSRGRPRIWREP, via the exons ATGGATATAAACTTTGGTACTCAGGAACCTAgaagg TGCACCCTAAACGTTGTTAGCGCATATGCGCCACATGCGGGCCTAGATGAGGAGGTTAAACGATGCTTTTGGGAGGGGCTAGATGAGATTATGCGTCAGGTACCACCTGCTGAGAAGTTATTCATAGGAGGgaatttcaatggtcatattgggtcgacCGCAGGTGGGTATGACGAAGTGCATGGAGGATTCGGTTTTGGGGAGAGGAACGGAGGAGGAACCTCGTTACTGGACTTTGCTAAGGCTTTTGGGTTGGTAATTGCAAACGCTAGCTTTCCGAAGAGgaaggagcatttggttacttttcaAAATGCGGTGGTGAAAactcaaattgactatctcctcctcaggaggcGTGACAGAGGGTTGTGCATGGATTGCAAGGTGATTCTAGGTGAGATATTCGTGACGCTacataggctcttggtggtggacgTTGGTATTATggtgaagaggaagaagatgtcGTCTCGAGGAAGACCGAGAATCTGGAGggagccttaa